A window of Hemibagrus wyckioides isolate EC202008001 linkage group LG03, SWU_Hwy_1.0, whole genome shotgun sequence contains these coding sequences:
- the mgme1 gene encoding mitochondrial genome maintenance exonuclease 1, with the protein MRFKSGATMRGSRLWLQSCCVSALLSGRLSGCSGSPTAMFSSFPGLCSRKNSCHYGNVDSEHYSSLVKSVVSTRISCQTPESIEKEDQLLYGAIVKSKPQVCRALKNPWPLLNDAKRVLDAENIEGSMSRIKLQRASEHASIPSVTAILQKTMSVQQTFYLERWKKRMIAELGVEGFKEYTNHLFTQGKLLHVAVEEILTGEKDLNEDGKCLENVSGYLQSISGVLEDVTGVKAIESVVLHKPLQYLGIVDCVAIYKNSLCVIEWKTSEKPKPFLHNTYDNPLQVVAYIGALNSDRNYNFQVDSGLIVIAYKDGSPAHTHFLKAEQVMQFWDKWLFRLEEYNASPNPY; encoded by the exons ATGCGATTTAAATCAGGAGCCACAATGCGGGGTTCCAGGCTGTGGCTGCAGTCGTGTTGTGTGAGCGCTCTGCTCTCTGGACGCTTGTCCGGCTGCTCGGGCTCACCCACGGCTATGTTTTCATCCTTCCCTGGTTTGTGTTCGCGCAAAAATAGCTGTCACTACGGTAATGTGGACTCTGAACATTATTCATCACTGGTGAAATCGGTCGTGTCTACGAGAATCAGCTGTCAGACTCCAGAAAGTATTGAAAAAGAAGACCAACTGCTTTACGGAGCTATCGTAAAATCCAAGCCTCAGGTGTGCAGAGCGCTTAAAAACCCGTGGCCTCTGTTAAACGACGCAAAACGTGTTCTTGACGCAGAGAACATTGAGGGAAGCATGAGCCGGATAAAACTGCAAAGAGCTTCAGAACACGCCTCTATACCAAGTGTAACAGCAATACTCCAAAAGACAATGTCGGTTCAGCAGACTTTTTATTTGGAGAGATGGAAGAAAAGGATGATCGCTGAGCTTGGCGTGGAAGGCTTCAAAGAATACACCAACC ATCTTTTCACACAGGGAAAACTGTTGCATGTAGCTGTTGAAGAAATTTTAACTGGAGAAAAAGACTTAAATGAAGATGGCAAGTGTCTGGAAAATGTGTCTGGGTATTTACAAAGCATCAGTGGCGTGTTGGAGGACGTTACAGGAGTGAAAGCCATCGAGAGTGTTGTGCTGCATAAACCTCTGCAGTACCTGGGAATTGTAGATTGCGTTGCCATATACAA GAATTCACTGTGTGTCATAGAGTGGAAGACATCAGAGAAGCCAAAACCTTTCCTTCACAACACATATGACAACCCCTTGCAGGTGGTTGCCTACATTGGAGCCTTAAACAGTGACAGAAACTACAACTTCCAG GTGGACAGTGGATTGATTGTCATTGCTTACAAAGATGGTTCACCAGCCCACACTCACTTCCTGAAAGCAGAGCAAGTGATGCAATTTTGGGATAAATGGCTCTTCCGACTGGAGGAATATAATGCATCACCCAATCCTTACTGA